The genomic segment GGACCCGAAAGCCGAGATACGAAAGCCCGAACTAACATCAGACCAGCTCGAGTACGAAAGATCCGCCGGAATTCAGCATAATAACGAACAGCTCttggaagagagacacggcgAGTCCCATATTTTGCTGCCACAGATGAACCCGTACAACGTAGCGCAGCAAGAGAAACGATCCTGGGACGGCGAAGTCAAAGAGTGCGCAGCGTttggagaaaacgcaggaacTATACAACAGAGGGTGCAGGACAAAGACAACAACAGATTCATCTCTCGAGGAGACGTCCGAAGACTTCCGCTTGACGCGTCTCTTGAACTTTTTCCGGACCAACCTCTCACCGAAGAGGCGTCCCTTGAAAGACAGTTCCAATTATTTTGGCCATCAGAACACCCACGCCCTCTACGGTCTGAGGAGTCTCACAGATTTAACTCGACGCCGAAAGCTGGAATTCATTCAGGAGACCAACAAAAGCATCGTGAGTTAGGCGCATGTGCTGGGAAAAGCGTGGCAGACATTTTTCCAGGTGGAGACACCCAAAGGACGACTGCGTTGGAGGTCTCGACCCACACAAGGACGCAAGAACAGACCGAAAAGCAGGCTTCTATGGAGCAGGTAGAGACAGATGTGACTGCTAGCAAGAACCGTCAGATGAAGCAAGGAAAATCAGAATACGTGGAAAGTCGTGAAGAGAATGAGCGCGATCGCAAACAACTGGAGGAGCTGCAGACAGAAACCCCAAAGGATGCAACGTTTGACGAGGATAAACCCAGCGTGATTCAACACAGTTTCTGCGAGAGCCGGGATATGGAACTCGTTTCATATCGTCTCGTGGGAAGTGGATTAATGAACGAGCTGCAGACTGAAAGAGACGATAGAGTTGAGGCAAGGGACACATGCGTCGACCATCAAGAAACAGTTCCAAACCAAGAACATCAGTGCACACACGTGGCGGCTGCGCAAGGGAAGACTTCAGGCCATACTGAAAATGGGCGTGAAGGAAGCCAGCAAGCAGAGAATATCCGTAGTTCGCTCATGAGTAAGAACGCTGGGCCGTTCCACCTTCTTCAAAAAGGCCTTTTAGCTGAGGCTGAGGCGGATGCTTCTCTTGCACatgcgaagaaagagcaggaaAAGGCAGTCACCGAAAAAGGTTCTTCTGCGCAAATACACATGTCAGTCTCTCAGCAGAATGTGGGTCATCAACACTCGAGAGATCCAGACCACCTTTACGCTGTCGCAGATAGTGTTCAGGACCTCTCAAATGAATTCGAATGTTGGTCACGAAACGACCATGTTTCGGTGCCGCCCAAAGCGAATGAACAAGATAACAAAACAGAACGAAACCCGGGCCGCCTTCCGCACCGGGTCGAAGCGACTGTGCTCGGAGATAATGAGCAAGTCGAAAAGGGTACGAATTCTGCCTGCGACatggaaagagaggaagtgCGTTCAGAGGAAGCCAGCATATCACGAACAAGTAGAAATGCCAAAAGACATGCAGACAGTCCCCTAGATTGGGTCCCAGACACAAGTCCCGATGCGCAACCACCGACGCGGAGCGGCCGGCAATCTGATCCTCTGACCCCGACCTCAATCACCTGGAAGCAGGCGTTGGTCTTCCCCTCTACCAGGCAAAATCCCCTTTCCCCAGGTCCTAGTCtcgaagagacaaaaactATAGAGTCTGGTGCTTCCACGTCAGATCCAACCCACACGGGAGAGAGTACCGCTACCGGAAATAAGAAACGCGTGGTAGATAGACTCCTACCTGGCGAGGTTCCAGCCATTCCTGGGCATGAAGTAGTAGAGCCACTTGGACACAACATGGATTTGGAACAGAGCACTCTGCATGAAACATCACAGACGCACCACGTAAACCAAATCGATACAGGTGTTGTTTGCACGATCTCTACTGCAGCAGAAACTCATAAGGCATTTAGCAAAATCTTGCCCGGGAGCTGTATAGGCAATAGGCAAACAGCCGTTGTGCTGCAAAGTGAACAGACGGCTACCAAGGTGGATGAAGATGTGAACAGCAGTACTCAATCAGGATTGGTGCACACGGTGGCAGGAGGAAATATGGAAGAACAACATATGGATGAAGCTGTGAAGACCAACACTCAGCCAGGACGTGTACACACGATAGCcggagaaaacacagaagagcCACATGTGGATGAAGCCGTGGAGACCAACATTCAGTCAGGACGTGTACGTATGTTGGCAAGAGGGAACAAAGAAGTACAAAATGCAGATCAGGGTCTGACATCGGGCTTACTAGGGACCCAGGAAGAGCAATTGTTCAATGACACCACGCTGACAACGTCGCTCACAATAGAAAGTGGcaacgaaaaagaagctgCCGTGGTTGCAAACGAAAAGCCGACATGCCCTTGTCAGGATGCGCCAGACACCTCTTTCTCCGAGCAGACAGTTCTGCCACCGGTGAAAAAGGGCAACGCCCGCGGCCAGGTGAAATTAATGACAGATGTGCTGCCAGGAGACGACCAGGAGTACATAATCAAAATAGGCGAGGCGGCCACCAGCCAACCTGACCAACGGGTGATGctccagaagaggaagcagatgaAACAACCGGCACAGCTGCCGACGGTATTGTCAGAAAAGGCGCATAGATCAGGTGATGTAccagaagaacagaaaacggaaaggAGTGGAGACCACACTGCATGCTCGGCTGACAAGCTTCCCAAAAGGGCGGGACGAAAGAAGTCTGCGAAACGAGACCGAGACCGCGATGCAGCACCTGAACCCGACCTAATCAAGCCCAAGCAGTCAACTGTGGCATCGGATGAATTTTCAATTCCACTGTATTCACCGAATGTCGTCCCATCTTCGTTTGCTTCGGCAATTCCTGCTTCTCCCATAACTCCCGCGCCTCCGTCACCACGAACGCCACGTCCGATGACAGGGATTACGGCATTGCTGCCAGTGTTGGCAAGACGGGCATCTCGAAAGGAGAATACTACAGGATATGAACATTACTCAAGCGCATATCTTTCAGCAAATCACTGTTCCGACGGTGCCGGTAGGCACAGGGTGCGACAACGGGGCATGAATGAAGCCGCTGAGGAAATGAACTCTGTCATAAAAAAACTGTCCTGCGACAGTCGGTCCGACATCAAACGAGACGAGGCTTACAAAGCATCTGACAAACAGAAAGGCACGGGTGATCCTCCACCATGCAACGGTacgagaaaacgcaggcgtAGACTGATCAAGTTACCTCTCGTTCTCGatgaagagaacaaagaagttGAGGCGGATGCCTCCACAAAGAGGTATTCCCCAGGTTCGGCTGAGGGTCAGGTTTACGATCAAAACACGCTGATTCCCTTGGTACCGGGTCCTGAGCGGGGACCTTGGAGACGAGGGCGAATACGCTGGACTGAAAAACAAAAGTGTTTCACTGTTTCAGCTCCTCGAGTGgccagagagcgaagcggaAGTGTAAGGAAACGCTTTTTTGTTGGCAGAAAAGCTAGCGCAGCTGACGCCTTCGCCAACGCGGAGGCTTGGCTAGACCAACAAATTGAGGCCCAAG from the Toxoplasma gondii ME49 chromosome IX, whole genome shotgun sequence genome contains:
- a CDS encoding hypothetical protein (encoded by transcript TGME49_265050) encodes the protein MNPYNVAQQEKRSWDGEVKECAAFGENAGTIQQRVQDKDNNRFISRGDVRRLPLDASLELFPDQPLTEEASLERQFQLFWPSEHPRPLRSEESHRFNSTPKAGIHSGDQQKHRELGACAGKSVADIFPGGDTQRTTALEVSTHTRTQEQTEKQASMEQVETDVTASKNRQMKQGKSEYVESREENERDRKQLEELQTETPKDATFDEDKPSVIQHSFCESRDMELVSYRLVGSGLMNELQTERDDRVEARDTCVDHQETVPNQEHQCTHVAAAQGKTSGHTENGREGSQQAENIRSSLMSKNAGPFHLLQKGLLAEAEADASLAHAKKEQEKAVTEKGSSAQIHMSVSQQNVGHQHSRDPDHLYAVADSVQDLSNEFECWSRNDHVSVPPKANEQDNKTERNPGRLPHRVEATVLGDNEQVEKGTNSACDMEREEVRSEEASISRTSRNAKRHADSPLDWVPDTSPDAQPPTRSGRQSDPLTPTSITWKQALVFPSTRQNPLSPGPSLEETKTIESGASTSDPTHTGESTATGNKKRVVDRLLPGEVPAIPGHEVVEPLGHNMDLEQSTLHETSQTHHVNQIDTGVVCTISTAAETHKAFSKILPGSCIGNRQTAVVLQSEQTATKVDEDVNSSTQSGLVHTVAGGNMEEQHMDEAVKTNTQPGRVHTIAGENTEEPHVDEAVETNIQSGRVRMLARGNKEVQNADQGLTSGLLGTQEEQLFNDTTLTTSLTIESGNEKEAAVVANEKPTCPCQDAPDTSFSEQTVLPPVKKGNARGQVKLMTDVLPGDDQEYIIKIGEAATSQPDQRVMLQKRKQMKQPAQLPTVLSEKAHRSGDVPEEQKTERSGDHTACSADKLPKRAGRKKSAKRDRDRDAAPEPDLIKPKQSTVASDEFSIPLYSPNVVPSSFASAIPASPITPAPPSPRTPRPMTGITALLPVLARRASRKENTTGYEHYSSAYLSANHCSDGAGRHRVRQRGMNEAAEEMNSVIKKLSCDSRSDIKRDEAYKASDKQKGTGDPPPCNGTRKRRRRLIKLPLVLDEENKEVEADASTKRYSPGSAEGQVYDQNTLIPLVPGPERGPWRRGRIRWTEKQKCFTVSAPRVARERSGSVRKRFFVGRKASAADAFANAEAWLDQQIEAQDGSIPEEQTQNKGGKGTEPSGAREEERGSSANDETRKEEEKPEDEEREEQHAQASLWVNRLRPHVIRDSEKS